The Halobacterium litoreum genome includes a region encoding these proteins:
- a CDS encoding NAD(+)/NADH kinase produces the protein MTRVGLLGAAAADAADAVRDAGGTPLVDDTADADVLAALDEDALLDAAFDATAPILPVGVGREYGGVADTDRAAALAALAAGDYDVTERPTLSVTTESVDARALADATLVASETGDISEFGVRSDGRELDDVRADGVVAATPVGSRGYAADADGPVVNSDVDAVAVVPIAPFRIERTNWVVSPPASLTVVRDEAAVDLYVDGRRRGALAPHDPVTLDWGDPVSVATVSRSGHRAD, from the coding sequence ATGACGCGCGTCGGTCTGCTCGGCGCGGCCGCCGCCGACGCCGCGGACGCGGTACGGGACGCGGGCGGCACACCACTCGTCGACGACACAGCGGACGCCGACGTCCTCGCGGCGCTCGACGAGGACGCGCTCTTGGACGCCGCGTTCGACGCCACGGCACCGATTCTCCCCGTCGGCGTCGGCCGCGAGTACGGCGGCGTCGCCGACACCGACCGCGCCGCCGCGCTCGCCGCGCTCGCCGCCGGCGACTACGACGTGACCGAGCGCCCGACGCTGTCCGTGACGACCGAATCCGTCGACGCGCGCGCGCTCGCCGACGCGACGCTCGTCGCCAGCGAGACCGGCGACATCTCGGAGTTCGGCGTGCGAAGCGACGGCCGCGAACTCGACGACGTGCGCGCCGACGGCGTCGTCGCCGCCACCCCCGTCGGCAGTCGCGGGTACGCCGCGGACGCGGACGGCCCCGTCGTCAACTCCGACGTCGACGCCGTCGCCGTCGTCCCGATAGCGCCATTCCGTATCGAACGCACCAACTGGGTCGTCTCGCCGCCCGCGTCGCTCACGGTCGTCCGCGACGAGGCCGCGGTCGACCTCTACGTCGACGGCCGCCGCCGAGGCGCACTCGCCCCCCACGACCCCGTCACCCTCGACTGGGGCGACCCCGTGTCGGTCGCCACCGTCTCCCGGTCCGGCCACCGCGCCGACTGA
- a CDS encoding DUF7313 family protein, producing the protein MADPSVTLFGPLDTLLAPYIEWALLAIVLLNFVSRRVAHGAHKRQAEDGADALSRHPFHVFTLWGMVLLSFYYLTLHHHAGMVLSTLVLGTFITDIFEFEARKVEAREGHGIERPKGALLATTVTFLYVAFLSLFFVIQPYWTQVI; encoded by the coding sequence ATGGCAGACCCATCGGTCACGCTCTTCGGGCCCCTCGACACGCTGCTCGCGCCGTACATCGAGTGGGCGCTCCTGGCAATCGTCCTGCTGAACTTCGTCAGCCGGCGTGTCGCACACGGCGCCCACAAGCGGCAGGCCGAAGACGGCGCCGACGCGCTCTCCCGGCACCCCTTCCACGTGTTCACGCTCTGGGGGATGGTGTTGTTGAGTTTCTACTACCTCACGCTCCACCACCACGCCGGCATGGTGTTGTCCACACTCGTTCTCGGGACGTTCATCACGGACATCTTCGAGTTCGAAGCCCGGAAAGTCGAAGCGCGGGAAGGACACGGCATCGAGCGCCCCAAGGGCGCGCTGCTCGCGACGACCGTCACGTTCCTCTACGTCGCCTTCCTCAGCCTGTTCTTCGTCATTCAGCCGTACTGGACGCAGGTCATCTGA
- a CDS encoding DUF7314 family protein, whose translation MADEFAKGLGLLTGAGLIWMVLAGWYRTPSFSGAQLYGAIPDNLTMYDQIAVLLLESMFWLAIFGAILFWVGVPLGREVYAQFSGE comes from the coding sequence ATGGCTGACGAGTTCGCAAAGGGCCTCGGCTTGCTCACGGGCGCGGGCCTCATCTGGATGGTACTCGCGGGCTGGTATCGCACGCCGAGTTTCAGCGGCGCACAGCTCTACGGCGCGATTCCCGACAACCTCACGATGTACGACCAGATCGCCGTGTTGCTGCTGGAGTCGATGTTCTGGCTCGCCATCTTCGGCGCGATTCTGTTCTGGGTCGGCGTGCCGCTCGGCCGCGAAGTGTACGCGCAGTTCAGCGGCGAATAA
- a CDS encoding DUF7315 family membrane protein: protein MGDDTRGRDVVVPDRLYKSVTVFSTLFAVVTVVLGFVSLDVATNSGRAAASEVSVPLVVVGVALIAAGGVVYAFASRFRADGMAKDKDSDDETSDNG, encoded by the coding sequence ATGGGAGACGACACGCGCGGTCGCGACGTCGTCGTGCCCGACCGCCTCTACAAGTCCGTGACGGTGTTCTCGACGCTGTTCGCGGTCGTGACCGTCGTGCTGGGGTTCGTGTCGCTGGACGTGGCGACGAACTCCGGGCGGGCGGCCGCGAGCGAGGTGAGCGTGCCACTCGTCGTGGTCGGCGTCGCGCTCATCGCCGCCGGGGGGGTCGTGTACGCGTTCGCGTCGCGGTTCCGGGCTGACGGAATGGCAAAGGATAAAGACAGCGACGACGAAACCTCAGATAATGGCTGA
- a CDS encoding cytochrome b family protein — protein sequence MSDNESTEDEARTDGTGIVPPDDETPTWRERKERTTGLSRLTYEYFERSRREDQDLREQSDYVERDVLAFPVWPHELIRNLALTSFFVGMIFFLASTLPPHLGAPANPSQTPSIILPDWYLYWSFGLLKLGPLNPELAIIGGEKLLADRTYGVLANVVIVGIIAIVPFLNKGSARRPVEQPFWGAVGVMGIVFAMFISALSIKNLTPIDPHLLFDLTFLVPPIAGAMAYAMLKTMREGYMYDLNRRYYKLRPPK from the coding sequence ATGTCAGACAACGAATCCACCGAGGACGAGGCCCGCACCGACGGTACGGGCATCGTCCCGCCAGACGACGAGACCCCGACGTGGCGCGAGCGCAAGGAGCGCACGACGGGGCTCTCCCGGCTGACGTACGAGTACTTCGAGCGCTCCCGCCGCGAGGACCAGGACCTCCGCGAGCAGTCCGACTACGTCGAACGCGACGTCCTCGCGTTCCCGGTGTGGCCCCACGAGCTCATCCGGAACCTCGCGCTCACAAGCTTCTTCGTCGGGATGATTTTCTTCCTGGCGTCGACGCTCCCGCCGCACCTCGGCGCGCCGGCGAACCCGAGTCAGACGCCGAGTATCATCCTGCCCGACTGGTATCTCTACTGGTCGTTCGGCCTGCTGAAGCTCGGCCCGCTGAACCCCGAGCTCGCCATCATCGGCGGCGAGAAGTTGCTCGCCGACCGGACGTACGGCGTGCTCGCCAACGTCGTCATCGTCGGCATCATCGCCATCGTGCCGTTCTTGAACAAGGGAAGCGCGCGCCGCCCCGTCGAACAGCCGTTCTGGGGCGCCGTGGGCGTGATGGGCATCGTGTTCGCGATGTTCATCAGCGCGCTGTCCATCAAGAACCTCACGCCGATTGACCCGCACCTGCTGTTCGACCTGACGTTCCTCGTCCCGCCGATTGCGGGCGCGATGGCGTACGCGATGCTCAAGACGATGCGGGAGGGGTACATGTACGACCTCAACCGCCGGTACTACAAGCTCCGGCCGCCGAAGTAA